Proteins from a genomic interval of Cucumis melo cultivar AY chromosome 7, USDA_Cmelo_AY_1.0, whole genome shotgun sequence:
- the LOC127150222 gene encoding NADH-ubiquinone oxidoreductase chain 1 produces MAFVQRRKGPDVVGSFGLLQPLADGLKLMIKEPLSPSSANFSLFRMAPVATFMLSLVARAVVPFDYGIVLSDPNIGLLYLFAISSLGVYGIIIAGWSSN; encoded by the coding sequence ATGGCTTTTGTGCAACGTCGAAAGGGTCCTGATGTAGTGGGATCGTTCGGATTGTTACAACCTCTAGCAGATGGTTTGAAATTGATGATAAAAGAACCTCTTTCACCAAGTAGTGCTAATTTCTCCCTTTTTAGAATGGCTCCAGTGGCTACATTTATGTTAAGTCTGGTCGCTCGGGCCGTTGTACCTTTTGATTATGGTATTGTATTGTCAGATCCGAACATAGGGCTACTTTATTTGTTTGCCATATCTTCGCTAGGTGTTTATGGAATTATTATAGCGGGTTGGTCTAGTAATTAG